The following coding sequences lie in one Rutidosis leptorrhynchoides isolate AG116_Rl617_1_P2 chromosome 4, CSIRO_AGI_Rlap_v1, whole genome shotgun sequence genomic window:
- the LOC139840697 gene encoding uncharacterized protein has protein sequence MEMMKLMGFGEKWRKWMFACLSSASISILVNGSPTSEFKLERGVRQDDPLSPFLFIIAAEGLNWLTKAAVRSNLFSGVEVGRDNIPISHLQYADDTIFFVGTFPYIYLGLPVGANMNKKTNWKPVLDKFEKRLADWKARAMSFGGRLTLVNSILNSLPLYYFSLFRAPSSVLKKLESVRRIFFWGGDFFFFWLNGIM, from the exons ATGGAAATGATGAAACTCATGGGCTTTGGGGAAAAGTGGAGGAAATGGATGTTTGCGTGTCTTAGCTCGGCATCGATCTCGATATTAGTTAATGGATCTCCCACTAGTGAATTTAAACTTGAACGGGGGGTAAGACAAGACGATCCACTTTCACCTTTTCTGTTTATCATTGCGGCGGAGGGGCTTAATTGGCTTACAAAGGCGGCGGTTCGGTCCAACCTATTTTCGGGAGTGGAGGTGGGACGTGATAACATCCCGATCTCCCATCTTCAATACGCGGATGATACGATTTTCTTTG TCGGTACTTTCCCATATATATATCTTGGGCTCCCGGTGGGTGCGAACATGAATAAAAAGACCAATTGGAAGCCGGTTTTAGATAAATTTGAAAAAAGGCTTGCAGATTGGAAAGCCCGTGCGATGTCTTTTGGTGGAAGGTTGACTCTCGTTAATTCGATTCTCAATAGCTTGccgttgtactacttctcgctcttTCGCGCTCCGTCCTCTGTACTTAAAAAACTCGAGAGTGTAAGACGTATTTTCTTTTGGGGaggggattttttttttttttggttaaatgGGATAATGTGA